Proteins found in one Paenibacillus sp. FSL R10-2782 genomic segment:
- a CDS encoding DUF4183 domain-containing protein, translated as MPVIKPVYTAVATAPVASGGVVTTTVSPVTTNFFATVTAGDIAGGVTTLLAASFVDDANAPVVALPTLTADDYFNVYVNGVLQQASLSTLTPASLVLATTDISVGIPVTLAVASFGNTVSSITTQPAISAPTITINT; from the coding sequence ATGCCCGTTATTAAACCTGTTTATACCGCCGTTGCAACTGCACCGGTCGCAAGCGGAGGCGTAGTCACCACTACTGTAAGCCCAGTGACTACAAACTTTTTTGCAACTGTAACCGCTGGTGATATTGCCGGAGGAGTTACAACACTTCTCGCCGCAAGCTTTGTCGATGATGCTAATGCTCCAGTCGTAGCTTTACCTACCCTTACCGCAGACGATTATTTCAATGTATATGTAAATGGTGTTTTGCAGCAGGCTTCTTTATCCACTTTGACACCCGCGAGTCTAGTTTTGGCAACTACTGATATTTCCGTAGGTATTCCCGTCACCCTGGCTGTAGCCAGCTTTGGGAATACGGTCTCATCCATTACGACTCAGCCAGCCATTTCAGCACCAACGATTACGATCAACACTTAA
- a CDS encoding aspartyl-phosphate phosphatase Spo0E family protein encodes MESEVTLQQRLENNRQRLYDLQEKYGLSHIDVLRQSMVLDELINQYNRIYYTKLKKPIA; translated from the coding sequence ATGGAAAGTGAGGTAACTTTGCAACAGCGATTGGAGAACAATCGACAACGACTCTATGATTTGCAAGAAAAATATGGACTAAGCCATATTGATGTACTCAGGCAATCTATGGTTTTGGACGAGCTGATCAATCAATATAATCGGATATACTATACAAAATTAAAAAAGCCGATTGCTTGA
- a CDS encoding DUF4183 domain-containing protein, with the protein MKFKGQRRLRVEQEPQGKSGGAVQGAQGLRGADGNAGHQGIQGPAGPQGIPGSVGPRGQAGAIGPQGEQGLQGVPGIQGLQGEAGPQGEQGPPLNLDEITVVPEVQRYFYFADSDLTGTVQIPISQFTNDDGKMVSQLPKLGANSYTNLYINGVLQESRLYQISSTTLTVELEEALVIAGTPFIFEVFQFTLQMAN; encoded by the coding sequence ATGAAATTCAAAGGTCAACGAAGACTGCGAGTCGAACAGGAGCCTCAAGGAAAATCAGGAGGAGCAGTTCAAGGGGCGCAGGGATTAAGGGGGGCCGATGGTAATGCTGGGCATCAAGGCATACAAGGTCCGGCAGGGCCCCAGGGCATTCCGGGTAGTGTTGGACCCCGGGGCCAGGCGGGCGCTATAGGCCCCCAAGGTGAACAGGGTCTTCAGGGGGTTCCAGGGATTCAAGGCTTGCAAGGAGAGGCTGGGCCACAGGGAGAGCAGGGACCACCGCTTAATTTGGATGAGATCACGGTTGTGCCTGAGGTACAGCGATATTTCTATTTTGCCGATTCAGATCTGACGGGTACGGTTCAAATCCCTATTTCCCAGTTTACGAATGATGATGGAAAGATGGTAAGTCAGCTTCCAAAATTGGGTGCGAACAGTTACACGAATTTGTATATTAATGGGGTACTGCAGGAAAGCAGGTTGTACCAGATAAGTAGTACCACATTGACTGTTGAATTGGAAGAAGCTCTTGTAATTGCGGGTACGCCGTTTATTTTCGAGGTTTTTCAATTTACATTACAAATGGCGAACTGA
- a CDS encoding transcriptional regulator: protein MKETTTIRAELEQYIRREGITISKFGENTGINAGTISAIINGNRPIAMLLLDRIAAGMGLEEGSLYELYIEEFIRNSAPNWRRVRPFLYRCAELNKLDCIEQVVEFMMDYLIYAPALFETAEELFREGKFAAAAIIYKNVSESEKYQHSERLALCQYRLFTIAVGDDQDENLWAATHFESFVDRLGEVDQLDGLKDLANTYVSLRRWDKVDVLADKMCRRAKVQYEQKYGKTRKVERGKETKGPLFMYIVYSYVLRAGICDERGDYEKALEYVSLYADLSWVQEDTEEARRLKAQCSNWAEANGYLYQLMSGKLDVIPQYVAYLERNEGEILMGLFKIMLAANRYEFNVDDVLQRFEKQIAAFADHHTKVGTYTEQVSADLYARFLAELACYDLDNKRYAKGMKFLLESLSYSVVLNGNPVTIKCVGLFEKFRHTASPEETEEYKNLLREVDHFNDKKDRFFSARV, encoded by the coding sequence TTGAAGGAAACAACCACGATTCGTGCAGAGCTGGAGCAGTATATCAGACGTGAAGGAATTACGATTAGTAAGTTTGGGGAGAACACGGGTATTAATGCAGGCACGATCAGTGCCATTATCAACGGTAATCGGCCGATTGCGATGTTGCTATTGGATCGAATTGCGGCAGGCATGGGGCTTGAAGAGGGAAGCCTCTATGAGCTGTACATTGAAGAATTTATACGGAATTCAGCACCAAATTGGCGCCGGGTTCGCCCATTTTTGTACCGCTGTGCAGAGCTGAACAAGCTGGATTGTATTGAACAAGTCGTGGAGTTCATGATGGACTATCTGATTTACGCTCCGGCCTTGTTTGAGACGGCAGAAGAATTGTTCAGAGAAGGCAAGTTTGCGGCAGCGGCTATCATCTATAAAAATGTCTCGGAAAGCGAAAAGTATCAGCATTCCGAGCGTCTGGCTCTCTGCCAGTATCGGTTATTTACAATCGCTGTCGGTGATGATCAGGACGAAAATTTGTGGGCCGCCACACACTTTGAAAGCTTTGTAGATCGATTGGGTGAAGTGGATCAACTGGATGGATTAAAAGATTTGGCCAATACTTATGTTTCGCTGCGTCGCTGGGATAAAGTAGACGTGTTAGCTGATAAAATGTGTCGCAGGGCTAAAGTGCAGTATGAGCAAAAATATGGAAAAACCAGAAAAGTAGAGCGTGGCAAGGAAACAAAGGGTCCTTTGTTTATGTATATTGTATACTCTTATGTGCTGCGTGCCGGTATTTGTGACGAACGAGGGGATTACGAGAAGGCTTTGGAATATGTATCCCTGTACGCTGATCTAAGCTGGGTGCAGGAGGATACGGAAGAAGCACGCCGCTTGAAGGCACAGTGTAGTAATTGGGCTGAGGCTAACGGATATCTATATCAGCTTATGTCTGGTAAACTGGACGTTATTCCACAGTATGTGGCCTATCTGGAAAGAAACGAAGGCGAGATTCTGATGGGATTGTTCAAAATCATGCTGGCCGCAAACCGTTATGAATTTAATGTGGACGATGTATTGCAACGTTTCGAGAAGCAAATTGCCGCATTTGCGGATCACCATACCAAGGTAGGCACCTACACGGAGCAAGTGTCAGCGGATCTCTATGCACGATTCCTGGCAGAGCTGGCTTGCTACGATCTCGATAATAAGCGCTATGCGAAAGGTATGAAATTTCTGTTGGAAAGCCTGTCCTATTCCGTGGTGCTGAATGGTAATCCTGTAACGATTAAATGTGTAGGTTTATTTGAGAAATTCCGGCATACTGCCTCGCCTGAGGAGACGGAGGAATATAAAAATTTACTTAGAGAGGTAGATCACTTTAATGATAAAAAAGATCGGTTTTTTTCTGCTCGCGTTTAA
- a CDS encoding matrixin family metalloprotease: MKKGNIHKVMTKKIVTIAALTILSLHSSLFFSLQASAATTSLLSWDLVDSTKHLEWGGSTAYQTSFNAGVNTWENYKFGIIRPDYASTIEDVTLSDYYDIDNYAALTYPSGRMTFNQYRMNQLSSAEKQNVATHELGHALGLEHNTSNDLMYAYVTSITRLSANDKASYDLAYKRY, encoded by the coding sequence ATGAAGAAGGGGAATATCCATAAAGTTATGACTAAAAAAATCGTTACAATTGCTGCACTTACTATTTTATCATTACACAGTTCATTGTTTTTTTCTTTGCAAGCCTCTGCTGCTACCACATCCTTATTGTCGTGGGATTTAGTTGATTCTACTAAGCACCTAGAATGGGGAGGAAGTACAGCTTATCAAACTTCATTTAATGCCGGGGTAAATACCTGGGAAAATTATAAATTTGGCATTATTAGACCGGACTATGCATCAACTATTGAAGATGTTACTTTGTCCGATTATTACGATATAGATAACTATGCTGCTCTAACCTATCCATCAGGTAGGATGACATTCAATCAATATCGAATGAACCAGTTGAGTTCTGCTGAGAAACAAAATGTTGCCACTCATGAGCTTGGTCATGCTCTTGGGTTGGAACATAATACAAGTAATGATTTAATGTATGCGTATGTTACGTCTATAACAAGGCTCAGCGCTAATGATAAAGCTTCATACGATCTTGCTTATAAAAGATACTAA
- a CDS encoding cell surface protein, with protein MKTSMKKAFMILSIFTTVAILASGCSNPKIDKNITKSGEIPTSYIQASFVIDINNPKEVVGYADYAFVGLVEEMTGTEYKFPVTKETEDGPKVLTMPYTNYSVRVLDNIKGNLKKDVSIPIQKNGGLSDDKSEYFLNEDDLLPQEGKIYVFTANARPDGSMLVSGPNSNIEVKTDVFSKNSIQALSEESIANELTKTEEYKTYQDAYKNEIVKDRERFISKYEAP; from the coding sequence ATGAAAACTAGCATGAAGAAAGCATTTATGATCTTGTCCATTTTCACTACGGTTGCAATACTGGCTTCTGGCTGTTCAAATCCTAAGATAGACAAGAATATAACGAAATCTGGCGAAATTCCAACTAGCTATATACAAGCATCATTTGTTATAGATATAAATAACCCCAAAGAGGTTGTAGGTTATGCTGACTATGCATTTGTAGGCCTCGTAGAAGAAATGACGGGAACGGAGTATAAATTTCCTGTCACGAAAGAAACGGAGGATGGCCCCAAAGTATTGACGATGCCCTATACGAATTATTCGGTTAGAGTGCTTGATAATATAAAAGGTAATTTAAAGAAGGATGTTTCCATTCCAATTCAAAAAAACGGAGGTCTGAGTGATGATAAGAGCGAATATTTCTTAAATGAAGACGATCTTCTTCCACAGGAAGGAAAAATTTATGTATTCACTGCTAACGCACGGCCCGATGGTTCTATGTTAGTATCAGGCCCTAATTCTAACATAGAGGTAAAAACAGATGTTTTTTCGAAAAACAGTATCCAGGCGCTTAGTGAAGAGAGCATTGCTAATGAACTAACCAAGACAGAGGAGTATAAAACGTATCAAGATGCCTATAAAAATGAGATTGTTAAAGATCGAGAAAGATTTATTTCCAAGTATGAAGCTCCTTAA
- a CDS encoding alpha/beta hydrolase, with translation MKKWLKRLGKTVMFGFLAILVLLASGVIYEQVSTRQDLKSYTPSGKLYNVNGHNMHLYTGGQGKVTVVFASGWGTANPYVDFSPLYDKLAPYVKFAVYDRFGYGYSDTTDKKRDIDTITNEIHELLQVSGQKPPYLLAAHSLGSLETLRFAQKYPDEVQGIVMLDSGSPEYYYADAEEPVRGGFINQLLIKTGVIRMLFHSDSIIENSRATRNGLKFVPDDLKEIDLTASLLKLENPNIEDELRQSRANAKVVLDNKQPFHFPLTVLTSDYLGVPNDAWSKYEKEFTSWSLQSKQLVIKNTEHYIHQYRPDLVADEILALAKR, from the coding sequence GTGAAAAAATGGCTTAAAAGATTAGGGAAGACGGTTATGTTCGGGTTTCTGGCCATTTTGGTTCTTCTGGCATCAGGTGTGATATATGAACAGGTAAGCACTCGGCAGGATCTGAAATCTTATACCCCCAGCGGAAAGCTATACAATGTGAATGGGCATAATATGCATTTATATACCGGAGGACAAGGGAAAGTAACGGTTGTATTCGCTTCCGGGTGGGGCACGGCCAATCCGTATGTTGATTTTTCCCCACTGTACGATAAGCTTGCACCATATGTTAAATTTGCAGTTTATGACCGGTTCGGCTATGGGTATAGTGATACGACGGACAAGAAGCGTGACATTGATACCATAACGAATGAAATACACGAATTGCTGCAGGTCTCTGGTCAAAAGCCACCTTACCTGCTTGCAGCACATTCACTAGGCTCCCTCGAAACGCTCCGGTTTGCGCAGAAATACCCGGACGAGGTACAAGGCATCGTGATGTTGGATAGCGGAAGCCCCGAATATTACTATGCTGATGCTGAGGAGCCAGTACGCGGCGGCTTTATCAATCAGTTGCTTATAAAAACAGGCGTAATTCGGATGCTTTTTCACTCTGACAGTATTATCGAAAACTCACGTGCAACTCGCAACGGCTTGAAGTTCGTACCGGATGATTTGAAGGAGATTGACCTGACAGCCTCATTGCTTAAGCTTGAAAATCCCAATATAGAGGACGAGCTGCGTCAATCGCGGGCGAATGCAAAGGTCGTATTGGATAACAAACAGCCCTTCCATTTCCCACTTACCGTGCTGACATCCGATTACTTAGGGGTTCCCAATGACGCCTGGAGCAAGTACGAAAAGGAATTTACTTCTTGGTCCCTGCAATCCAAGCAATTAGTGATTAAGAATACCGAGCATTATATTCATCAATACCGCCCTGATCTCGTTGCAGATGAAATATTGGCCTTGGCCAAGCGGTAG
- a CDS encoding ABC transporter substrate-binding protein produces MKLHAQFLRLHSHTADDRDENHTIETTLDELAAIFDCTHRNALMIIQKMEKHDWIQWTPRRGRGRRSSLHFLIQPEDIAVQSMMQAIDRHDIKRALDEIRTHSRSSTMQEHLQGWLLNYFGHHAEVRSDQQQIDTLRLPIRQQLYTLDPLYMNWLAESFVSSHVFDGLARRANESGEILPGLAHAWEVDATRTQWTFFLRKEVLFHNGKILTAEDVVYTFERLSRAPGRRLYHFIVRQIEHVQALSPTMVRFKLKEPNELFLSFLCTSRAAIVPRELNQVGEAAFGIRPVGTGAFKVTEMNESLCILEAFAPYFQGRAHLDRVEIVQLPWAAKPESAADAADTASPFHIIHNPVLAGNTDTAWSQIHSAASVRKFITCNTHKDGPLRNPEVRARIVACLDHRSLPPMDTSDESHAPPATLQIATIPEYRADADRVAAQLESCGYTCNIVAASMNEFKSSSIRMESDLIIFSLFRDRDEQLRLFDLYLNVSGHVEPHSRVDIERLLHDITREADHTVRACQFEHIETRLIHEHQLHIIYEKPVQTAYLPSVRGVSFNSQGWVDLRHVWFPPAQPQIYKP; encoded by the coding sequence ATGAAACTTCATGCCCAATTTTTACGGCTTCACTCGCACACCGCTGACGACAGGGATGAGAACCATACGATAGAGACTACGCTGGATGAGCTGGCGGCTATTTTTGACTGCACCCACCGCAATGCCTTGATGATCATTCAGAAAATGGAAAAGCATGACTGGATACAGTGGACTCCCCGCCGAGGCAGAGGCCGCCGCTCCAGCCTGCACTTCCTGATTCAGCCGGAGGACATTGCAGTGCAGTCCATGATGCAGGCCATCGACCGCCACGACATCAAACGCGCACTGGATGAAATCCGGACCCATTCGCGTTCATCCACGATGCAGGAGCATTTGCAAGGCTGGCTGCTGAACTACTTCGGGCATCACGCAGAGGTTCGCAGCGATCAGCAGCAGATTGATACGTTGCGTCTGCCCATTCGCCAGCAGCTATACACGCTGGACCCGCTATATATGAACTGGCTCGCGGAGTCCTTCGTATCCAGCCACGTCTTTGACGGGCTGGCCCGCCGGGCGAACGAGAGCGGTGAGATTTTGCCGGGACTGGCGCACGCTTGGGAGGTGGACGCCACCCGTACGCAATGGACCTTTTTCTTGCGTAAGGAAGTACTGTTCCATAACGGCAAAATACTGACCGCCGAGGATGTGGTTTATACTTTTGAGCGGCTGAGCCGTGCGCCGGGACGGAGGCTGTACCATTTTATCGTTCGACAAATCGAGCACGTACAGGCGCTAAGTCCGACGATGGTACGCTTCAAGCTGAAGGAGCCGAATGAGCTGTTTCTGTCCTTCCTGTGTACCAGTCGTGCCGCCATCGTGCCTCGTGAGCTGAATCAGGTGGGCGAGGCGGCCTTTGGCATCCGTCCTGTGGGCACAGGGGCTTTCAAGGTCACGGAGATGAACGAGAGCTTATGCATACTGGAGGCATTCGCTCCTTATTTTCAAGGCCGCGCCCATCTCGACCGGGTGGAGATTGTTCAGCTCCCATGGGCGGCCAAGCCGGAATCGGCGGCGGATGCCGCAGATACAGCTTCACCTTTTCATATTATCCACAATCCCGTATTGGCCGGGAACACGGATACTGCATGGAGTCAGATTCACTCGGCAGCTTCGGTGCGTAAATTTATTACATGCAATACGCACAAGGACGGGCCGTTACGTAACCCGGAAGTACGTGCCCGTATCGTGGCGTGTCTGGATCATCGCAGCCTTCCTCCGATGGATACATCTGACGAATCGCATGCCCCACCCGCAACGTTGCAAATTGCGACCATTCCCGAGTATAGAGCCGATGCAGACCGGGTCGCGGCCCAACTGGAATCGTGCGGATATACTTGTAATATCGTGGCTGCATCCATGAATGAATTCAAAAGCTCCTCCATCCGTATGGAATCGGACCTGATCATCTTTTCTCTGTTTCGTGACCGTGATGAGCAATTGCGCCTGTTCGATCTGTATCTCAATGTATCCGGGCATGTCGAGCCGCATAGCCGCGTTGATATCGAAAGACTACTGCACGATATTACACGGGAAGCGGATCATACGGTCAGGGCGTGTCAATTCGAGCATATCGAAACCCGGCTCATTCATGAACACCAGCTCCATATTATATACGAAAAGCCCGTCCAGACAGCATACCTTCCTTCTGTGCGCGGCGTTTCCTTCAACAGCCAGGGGTGGGTAGATTTGCGTCATGTATGGTTCCCGCCTGCTCAACCGCAAATATACAAGCCTTAG
- a CDS encoding transcriptional regulator, whose amino-acid sequence MEPTTTIRTELENFMKQNGFNITQFGLVADINPGTISGIVTGNRALSVHQLDRITDTLGHSKGHFYKNYIEEFLSSTTPNIRRVRPLLYNCAELDMLDCIEQVVSLLMEKLAYADALFTIAEDFFQQGKFAASIILYESIAVGEKKQHSERLALCQYRIFMAKQGDDQALNLEAATQFEFFIERLDEINQLDALKDLANTYLSTRKWDKLDKWAHQLERKAKIQYRLTYHQERKKKTNPKRPSRPLFYYLSYSNLLHAIVCQERKDYEQALKYIHTYEDVSWVKETSSEAKRWKQLFQEWAEANSYANKLLSGDTSVIPDYLAYSKLDKDELPITLCNIVEAANQYHINVDDILQEFELEITEYIQQRPDSIYIPQKVFDQLVLFLHELAKYYLVNENYACGFNYLIICLEKSATINNETFVIKCVGLFEDFKWHVTIETETAYQNIIKKVCEKA is encoded by the coding sequence TTGGAACCTACAACCACGATACGCACAGAACTGGAAAATTTCATGAAACAGAATGGGTTCAACATTACCCAATTCGGTCTGGTGGCAGACATCAATCCAGGCACAATAAGCGGGATCGTCACAGGCAACCGTGCACTCTCCGTTCATCAGTTAGATCGCATTACAGATACGTTAGGCCACTCCAAAGGGCATTTTTACAAGAATTATATTGAGGAATTTTTGAGTTCAACAACCCCTAACATCCGTAGAGTCAGACCCCTTTTGTACAATTGCGCGGAGTTGGACATGCTGGATTGTATTGAGCAGGTCGTCAGCTTGCTCATGGAAAAGCTGGCATACGCCGATGCCCTGTTTACCATAGCTGAGGACTTTTTCCAACAAGGGAAGTTTGCAGCGTCCATCATCCTGTATGAGAGCATAGCCGTCGGTGAGAAAAAGCAGCACTCTGAGCGACTAGCCCTTTGTCAGTACCGCATTTTTATGGCGAAGCAAGGGGACGACCAGGCACTCAATCTCGAAGCTGCCACTCAATTTGAGTTTTTTATTGAAAGATTGGATGAGATAAACCAACTCGATGCGCTAAAAGATTTAGCCAATACATATCTTTCGACGCGAAAGTGGGACAAGTTGGATAAATGGGCTCATCAATTGGAACGCAAAGCCAAAATTCAATATCGTTTGACCTACCATCAAGAGCGAAAGAAAAAAACAAACCCGAAGAGACCGAGCAGACCGTTATTTTATTATTTGTCCTATTCTAATTTGCTTCATGCAATTGTTTGTCAAGAGCGTAAGGACTACGAGCAGGCACTAAAGTATATTCATACTTATGAAGATGTAAGTTGGGTAAAGGAAACAAGTTCGGAAGCTAAGCGTTGGAAGCAACTGTTCCAAGAGTGGGCAGAGGCTAACTCTTATGCCAATAAACTTTTATCTGGAGATACAAGTGTAATTCCTGATTACCTGGCATATAGCAAGTTAGATAAAGATGAGCTTCCTATCACTTTGTGCAACATTGTTGAAGCCGCTAACCAATATCATATTAATGTAGACGATATACTTCAAGAATTTGAATTGGAAATAACGGAATATATTCAACAGCGACCTGACAGCATCTATATCCCACAAAAAGTATTTGACCAGCTCGTTTTATTTTTGCATGAACTGGCAAAGTATTATTTAGTAAATGAAAATTATGCATGCGGGTTTAATTATTTGATCATATGTTTGGAAAAATCTGCTACAATAAATAATGAAACTTTCGTCATTAAGTGTGTAGGTTTATTTGAAGACTTCAAATGGCATGTAACGATTGAAACAGAAACAGCATACCAAAATATTATTAAAAAGGTGTGTGAAAAAGCGTGA
- a CDS encoding copper amine oxidase N-terminal domain-containing protein produces the protein MDPLFMCIFRTTQLSFTLLAFTLFSTSPVVNAAQTDYSLNFSGTSLLKVNDYDVLYSAPVGPYTNKENRLMAPLRSVSELLGAKVEYNLKSQEAIINWKKDKIVFYKGKDMYELNGETVQMDT, from the coding sequence TTGGACCCTCTATTTATGTGTATATTTAGGACAACTCAGTTATCCTTCACTTTACTTGCATTTACTCTGTTCAGTACATCTCCTGTAGTTAATGCAGCTCAAACCGATTATTCTTTGAACTTTAGCGGAACATCTTTACTTAAAGTAAACGATTATGATGTCCTGTACAGCGCTCCCGTGGGCCCATATACAAATAAAGAAAATCGTTTAATGGCTCCCCTTCGTTCTGTGTCTGAACTTCTTGGTGCTAAAGTTGAATACAATTTGAAGTCACAGGAAGCTATTATCAACTGGAAAAAAGACAAGATTGTGTTTTACAAAGGTAAGGATATGTATGAATTGAACGGTGAGACTGTACAAATGGATACCTAA
- a CDS encoding cell surface protein: MRISMKKAFMFLSIFTTVAILASGCSNPKIDKNIKKSGEIPTSYTQASFVIDINNPKEVVGYADYAFVGLVEEMTGTDYKFPVTKETEDGPKVLTMPYTNYSVKVLDNIKGNLKKDVSIPIQKFGGLNDDKSEYFLFEDDSLPQKGKVYVFTATAEQDGSLLVSGPNSNIEVKTDFFSKKSIQPISEESIANELTKTEEYKTYQDAYKNEIVKDRERSTSKYEAP; the protein is encoded by the coding sequence ATGAGAATTAGCATGAAGAAAGCATTTATGTTCTTGTCCATTTTCACTACGGTTGCAATACTGGCTTCTGGCTGTTCAAATCCTAAAATAGACAAGAATATAAAGAAGTCTGGCGAAATTCCAACTAGCTATACACAAGCATCATTTGTTATAGATATAAATAATCCCAAAGAGGTTGTAGGTTATGCTGACTATGCGTTTGTAGGCCTCGTAGAAGAAATGACGGGAACAGATTATAAATTCCCTGTCACGAAAGAAACGGAGGATGGCCCCAAAGTATTGACGATGCCCTATACGAATTATTCCGTTAAAGTGCTTGATAATATAAAGGGTAATCTAAAGAAGGATGTTTCCATTCCTATTCAAAAATTTGGGGGACTGAATGATGATAAGAGCGAATATTTCTTATTTGAAGATGATTCCCTACCACAAAAAGGAAAGGTATATGTGTTCACTGCGACCGCAGAGCAGGATGGTTCCTTGCTCGTATCAGGCCCTAATTCTAACATAGAGGTAAAAACAGATTTCTTTTCGAAAAAAAGTATTCAGCCAATTAGTGAAGAGAGCATTGCTAATGAACTAACCAAAACAGAGGAGTATAAAACGTATCAAGATGCCTATAAAAACGAGATTGTTAAAGATCGAGAAAGATCTACTTCCAAGTATGAAGCTCCTTAA
- a CDS encoding DUF4173 domain-containing protein, with product MHDKMSGTSLPKPSFLSAFAAAIVLALVHQYLFYGHALGVSLPIFIILFYTYMYVYNRDRIRLDSWMGRLLFIVIVLLSLTYALFDNPVLYVLNALAIPALMSVHMVMLLGEKRHSWSEPGIIGQALSHLFYQNLRHVVTPFRMFKTAAFRNVKDERKRVLGKVMVGLLIALPLLFIIISLLASADGMFEELLSGIPSWIGTLSFGSGMLRLIWTCFFTFCFFCYLWGFVQPALRDPNQEVQSWHGLSEGPKGQTTENDGHSSMVIDRSRIPYPEPVAIKFDPVITATVLIVMNLVYVVFVVLQFGYLFGAWEGALPEGTSYAEYARRGFGELVMVTGINFVLMISVLKWTEFDSNILQKMNNSLLYVLVGCSGVMLYSGYTRLVMYEEAYGYTYTRYLVHAFMIFLGLLLLIAAVRIHVRQLPLAKYYIVLALVAYLVVNYVGIDVRIAENNLERYRTTSVIDKEYLSGLSADAIPLLIEFSRKENGAMDEFLQGRLVSMTREETAWPAFNWAEYRAQRKLHDYILE from the coding sequence ATGCATGACAAGATGAGTGGAACGTCTTTGCCGAAACCGTCGTTCCTGTCCGCCTTTGCTGCGGCGATTGTGTTGGCGCTGGTTCATCAATATCTGTTTTACGGGCATGCGCTGGGCGTGTCTCTGCCGATTTTTATCATTCTGTTTTACACCTATATGTATGTCTATAACCGGGATCGTATCCGGCTTGACTCGTGGATGGGGCGACTGCTGTTTATCGTAATTGTGCTGCTGTCGCTGACGTATGCGCTGTTCGATAATCCGGTTCTATATGTGCTAAATGCATTGGCTATACCTGCTCTGATGAGTGTACATATGGTGATGCTGCTCGGGGAGAAGAGGCATAGCTGGTCCGAACCCGGTATCATCGGGCAAGCGTTAAGCCATTTGTTTTATCAAAATCTGCGGCATGTCGTGACTCCGTTTCGGATGTTCAAGACAGCAGCCTTTCGGAATGTAAAGGATGAGCGCAAGCGTGTATTAGGGAAAGTGATGGTCGGTTTGCTGATCGCCCTGCCGCTGCTGTTCATTATTATATCTTTGCTGGCATCAGCGGACGGGATGTTCGAGGAGCTGTTATCGGGTATACCTTCCTGGATTGGAACGCTGTCCTTTGGTAGCGGAATGCTGCGGCTGATCTGGACCTGCTTTTTTACCTTCTGTTTTTTCTGCTATTTGTGGGGATTTGTACAGCCAGCTTTGCGTGATCCGAACCAAGAGGTGCAGTCGTGGCACGGGTTAAGCGAGGGGCCGAAGGGTCAAACCACCGAGAATGATGGTCACTCCTCAATGGTCATCGACAGATCAAGGATACCTTACCCTGAGCCGGTAGCGATCAAATTTGATCCTGTGATTACAGCTACGGTGCTGATTGTTATGAATCTGGTGTATGTTGTATTCGTTGTATTGCAGTTCGGATATCTGTTTGGTGCATGGGAAGGTGCCCTGCCAGAAGGAACCTCGTATGCAGAATATGCGAGAAGGGGCTTCGGGGAGCTGGTTATGGTGACAGGTATCAACTTTGTCCTGATGATCAGTGTGTTAAAGTGGACTGAATTCGACTCAAATATATTGCAAAAAATGAACAACAGCCTGCTATATGTACTCGTGGGCTGCTCGGGTGTGATGCTGTATTCAGGCTATACCCGGCTGGTCATGTACGAAGAGGCCTACGGATATACGTACACCCGTTATCTGGTACACGCGTTTATGATTTTTCTGGGCCTGCTGCTGCTCATTGCAGCCGTGCGCATTCATGTCCGTCAGCTTCCGCTGGCGAAATATTATATTGTACTCGCTTTGGTAGCGTATCTCGTCGTGAATTATGTGGGGATTGATGTACGGATTGCCGAAAATAATCTCGAACGGTATCGCACGACCTCGGTGATCGATAAGGAATATTTGAGTGGGCTATCGGCGGATGCTATTCCGCTGCTGATTGAATTTAGCCGCAAGGAAAACGGAGCGATGGATGAGTTTCTGCAAGGTCGCCTGGTGAGCATGACGAGGGAAGAAACGGCATGGCCTGCGTTCAATTGGGCCGAATATCGGGCACAGCGCAAGCTGCACGACTATATTTTGGAATGA